Proteins encoded together in one Carya illinoinensis cultivar Pawnee chromosome 3, C.illinoinensisPawnee_v1, whole genome shotgun sequence window:
- the LOC122302956 gene encoding isocitrate dehydrogenase [NADP] — protein sequence MAFDKIKVANPVVEMDGDEMTRVFWKSIKDKLIFPFLELDIKYFDLGLPHRDATDDKVTIESAEATLKYNVAIKCATITPDEGRVKEFSLKQMWKSPNGTIRNILNGTVFREPIICKNIPRLVPGWTKPICIGRHAFGDQYRATDTVIKGAGKLKLVFVPEGQDEKTELEVFNFTGAGGVALSMYNTDESIRAFAEASMNTAYEKKWPLYLSTKNTILKKYDGRFKDIFQEVYEAKWKSKYEAAGIWYEHRLIDDMVAYALKSEGGYVWACKNYDGDVQSDFLAQGFGSLGLMTSVLVCPDGKTIEAEAAHGTVTRHYRVHQKGGETSTNSIASIFAWSRGLAHRAKLDGNARLLDFTEKLEAACVGAVESGKMTKDLAILIHGPKATRDHYLNTEEFIDAVAAELRARLSA from the exons ATGGCGTTCGACAAGATCAAGGTGGCCAACCCCGTCGTTGAGATGGACG GAGATGAAATGACTCGAGTTTTCTGGAAATCAATAAAGGATAAG CTTATTTTCCCCTTTCTGGAGTTGGACATCAAGTACTTTGACCTTGGCCTTCCTCATCGTGATGCCACTGATGATAAAGTAACAATTGAAAGTGCAGAGGCTACTCTTAA GTACAACGTAGCAATCAAGTGTGCAACAATTACTCCAG ATGAAGGTCGTGTGAAGGAGTTTAGCTTGAAGCAGATGTGGAAGAGTCCAAATGGGACAATTAGGAATATTTTGAATG GTACTGTCTTCAGAGAACCAATTATTTGCAAGAACATTCCTCGCCTTGTCCCAG GTTGGACCAAGCCTATATGCATCGGAAGGCATGCTTTTGGTGATCAATACCGTGCAACTGATACAGTTATTAAAGGAGCTGGGAAATTGAAACTAGTGTTTg TGCCAGAAGGACAGGATGAGAAGACGGAGCTTGAGGTTTTCAACTTTACAGGTGCCGGGGGAGTGGCATTGTCAATGTATAACACTGATGAG TCTATCCGTGCTTTTGCTGAGGCTTCCATGAACACTGCCTATGAGAAAAAATGGCCACTTTATCTTAGCACAAAGAATACAATTCTAAAGAAGTATGATGGAAG ATTCAAGGACATATTTCAAGAAGTTTATGAGGCCAAGTGGAAATCAAAGTATGAGGCTGCTGGCATATG GTATGAACACCGACTCATTGATGATATGGTGGCTTATGCTCTCAAGAGTGAAGGAGGTTATGTATGGGCATGCAAGAACTATGATGGTGATGTCCAGAGTGATTTCTTAGCCCAAG GGTTTGGATCTCTTGGATTGATGACTTCTGTACTG GTGTGTCCTGATGGAAAGACCATAGAAGCAGAAGCTGCCCATGGTACCGTTACACGGCACTATAGGGTTCACCAGAAAGGAGGTGAAACCAGCACAAACAGCATTGCCTCAATATTTGCTTGGTCGCGAGGGCTTGCACACAG GGCAAAGTTGGATGGGAATGCTAGACTATTGGATTTCACTGAGAAACTAGAAGCTGCTTGTGTTGGAGCTGTGGAATCTGGGAAGATGACCAAGGATCTTGCTATTCTTATCCATGGACCTAA GGCCACTAGGGATCACTATCTGAATACTGAAGAGTTCATTGATGCTGTTGCAGCAGAACTTAGAGCAAGACTTTCAGCCTGA
- the LOC122302953 gene encoding homeobox-leucine zipper protein ROC8 isoform X2 has translation MVNHPCFHIIQSQHERADNSVLRAENDRIQCENVAIREALKNVICPACGGPPFGEQERRLSLQKLQLENAQLKEEHEKVSNLLAKYIGKPISQFESLIPMVPRSSLGFSPGTPMNPRLGNPALDLDLSYSPASSNNTAFPYQLKGIPNMEKALMLETAAGAMDELIRLLQINEPLWIKSLDDGRYVLHHENYGKLFPRINHFKNSSARVESSKDSDVVTVSGMHLLEMILDSEKWVNLFPTIVTKAKTIQVLETGTLGNRSGSLQLMYGKMHILSPLVPPREFYFLRHCQQIELGLWVIVDVSYDCSLENILPSCSWRFPSGCMIQEMPNGCSKVTWVEHVEVDDKNQTHRLFRDLICGSLAYGAERWIATLKRMCERFSYSNGDITPSHELGGEFSSPEGRRSVMKLSHRMVKNFCGILSMSGKLDFPQLSELYNSGIRVSVQNSREPGQPGGMIVSAATSLWLPLPPQNVFDFIREEKMRVQWDVLSDGKPVHEISRISIGAHLGNSISIIQPFIPAESNMLILQESWIDSLGSLVVYAPIDMPSINMAMSGEDSSNIPILPSGFVISSDGHPETGSAGASTSENAGRSGGSLLTVAFQILVASPSSTQLNMESVATVNTLISSTVQRIKAALNCSGLD, from the exons ATGGTGAATCATCCATGTTTTCATATTATTCAGTCTCAACATGAGCGAGCAGATAACAGTGTTCTACGGGCAGAGAATGATAGAATCCAATGTGAAAACGTTGCAATCAGAGAGGCACTGAAAAACGTGATTTGCCCAGCTTGTGGAGGTCCACCCTTTGGAGAACAAGAACGGCGACTAAGCCTACAGAAACTGCAACTGGAAAATGCCCAATTGAAAGAAGAG CATGAAAAGGTATCCAACCTTCTTGCCAAGTACATTGGCAAACCAATCTCACAATTCGAATCGCTGATCCCTATGGTTCCTAGATCTTCACTGGGCTTCTCTCCAGGAACTCCCATGAACCCAAGACTGGGAAATCCTGCTCTTGATCTAGACCTTAGTTACAGTCCTGCAAGTTCTAATAATACAGCGTTTCCATACCAATTAAAAGGAATTCCAAACATGGAGAAGGCTCTTATGTTGGAGACTGCTGCTGGTGCCATGGATGAATTAATTAGGCTTCTGCAAATCAACGAGCCTTTGTGGATCAAGTCCTTGGATGATGGGAGATATGTTCTTCATCATGAAAACTACGGAAAGCTATTTCCTAGGATTAATCACTTCAAGAATTCCAGTGCTCGCGTGGAGTCCTCAAAAGATTCAGATGTTGTGACCGTGAGCGGAATGCACTtacttgagatgattttagattca GAGAAATGGGTTAATCTCTTTCCCACAATCGTTACAAAAGCAAAGACAATTCAGGTGCTTGAAACAGGAACATTAGGCAATCGAAGTGGTTCCTTACAGCTG ATGTATGGAAAAATGCACATTCTTTCGCCTCTGGTGCCACCTAGAGAATTCTACTTCCTTCGCCATTGTCAACAAATTGAACTAGGCCTGTGGGTGATAGTGGATGTCTCTTATGATTGCTCATTAGAGAATATTCTCCCTTCCTGCTCTTGGAGGTTCCCCTCTGGATGCATGATTCAGGAAATGCCCAATGGGTGCTCCAAG GTTACTTGGGTTGAGCACGTGGAAGTGGATGATAAAAACCAAACTCATCGACTCTTTAGAGATCTCATATGTGGTAGTCTTGCTTATGGAGCAGAACGATGGATTGCTACTCTTAAGAGGATGTGTGAGAGATTTTCTTACTCCAATGGAGATATTACACCTAGTCATGAACTTGGAGGAG AGTTTAGTTCGCCTGAAGGTAGGAGGAGTGTCATGAAGCTTTCACATAGGATGGTGAAGAATTTTTGTGGAATCTTGAGCATGTCAGGTAAACTGGATTTTCCTCAATTATCTGAACTCTACAACAGTGGAATTCGAGTATCCGTTCAAAATAGTAGAGAACCAGGCCAGCCCGGTGGGATGATAGTCAGTGCTGCTACCTCTCTTTGGCTTCCCCTACCACCACAGAATGTCTTTGATTTCATCAGAGAGGAGAAAATGCGAGTTCAG TGGGATGTCCTCTCCGATGGAAAACCAGTGCATGAGATTTCACGCATCTCAATTGGAGCTCATCTGGGGAACTCTATTTCCATTATTCAG CCTTTTATCCCAGCTGAGAGCAACATGTTGATTCTTCAAGAGAGTTGGATAGACAGTTTGGGATCCTTAGTAGTCTATGCTCCAATTGACATGCCGTCAATCAACATGGCCATGAGCGGCGAGGACTCTTCAAACATACCAATACTTCCATCGGGGTTCGTAATCTCCAGTGATGGCCATCCTGAAACTGGAAGTGCGGGCGCTTCAACAAGCGAAAATGCCGGGAGGTCGGGTGGTTCACTGCTTACAGTGGCTTTCCAGATATTGGTAGCTAGCCCCTCTTCGACGCAGTTGAATATGGAATCCGTGGCAACTGTCAACACTCTAATCAGCTCCACTGTCCAGAGAATAAAGGCTGCTTTGAATTGCTCTGGCTTGGATTGA
- the LOC122302953 gene encoding homeobox-leucine zipper protein HDG11 isoform X1, protein MDLPMANGGGGGGSGDEQEAASNTRKGKKSYHRHTAEQIQHLETFFKDCPHPDEKQRRQLSRRLELEPKQIKFWFQNKRTQTKSQHERADNSVLRAENDRIQCENVAIREALKNVICPACGGPPFGEQERRLSLQKLQLENAQLKEEHEKVSNLLAKYIGKPISQFESLIPMVPRSSLGFSPGTPMNPRLGNPALDLDLSYSPASSNNTAFPYQLKGIPNMEKALMLETAAGAMDELIRLLQINEPLWIKSLDDGRYVLHHENYGKLFPRINHFKNSSARVESSKDSDVVTVSGMHLLEMILDSEKWVNLFPTIVTKAKTIQVLETGTLGNRSGSLQLMYGKMHILSPLVPPREFYFLRHCQQIELGLWVIVDVSYDCSLENILPSCSWRFPSGCMIQEMPNGCSKVTWVEHVEVDDKNQTHRLFRDLICGSLAYGAERWIATLKRMCERFSYSNGDITPSHELGGEFSSPEGRRSVMKLSHRMVKNFCGILSMSGKLDFPQLSELYNSGIRVSVQNSREPGQPGGMIVSAATSLWLPLPPQNVFDFIREEKMRVQWDVLSDGKPVHEISRISIGAHLGNSISIIQPFIPAESNMLILQESWIDSLGSLVVYAPIDMPSINMAMSGEDSSNIPILPSGFVISSDGHPETGSAGASTSENAGRSGGSLLTVAFQILVASPSSTQLNMESVATVNTLISSTVQRIKAALNCSGLD, encoded by the exons ATGGATTTACCGATGGCaaatggtggtggtggcggcGGCTCAGGGGATGAACAAGAAGCTGCTTCCAATACTCGCAAGGGGAAAAAGTCCTACCATCGCCACACTGCTGAACAAATACAGCACCTTGAAAC ATTCTTCAAGGACTGCCCGCATCCGGACGAAAAGCAGCGGCGTCAGTTAAGCAGGAGGCTTGAGCTTGAACCCAAACAGATCAAATTCTGGTTTCAAAACAAGAGAACTCAGACAAAG TCTCAACATGAGCGAGCAGATAACAGTGTTCTACGGGCAGAGAATGATAGAATCCAATGTGAAAACGTTGCAATCAGAGAGGCACTGAAAAACGTGATTTGCCCAGCTTGTGGAGGTCCACCCTTTGGAGAACAAGAACGGCGACTAAGCCTACAGAAACTGCAACTGGAAAATGCCCAATTGAAAGAAGAG CATGAAAAGGTATCCAACCTTCTTGCCAAGTACATTGGCAAACCAATCTCACAATTCGAATCGCTGATCCCTATGGTTCCTAGATCTTCACTGGGCTTCTCTCCAGGAACTCCCATGAACCCAAGACTGGGAAATCCTGCTCTTGATCTAGACCTTAGTTACAGTCCTGCAAGTTCTAATAATACAGCGTTTCCATACCAATTAAAAGGAATTCCAAACATGGAGAAGGCTCTTATGTTGGAGACTGCTGCTGGTGCCATGGATGAATTAATTAGGCTTCTGCAAATCAACGAGCCTTTGTGGATCAAGTCCTTGGATGATGGGAGATATGTTCTTCATCATGAAAACTACGGAAAGCTATTTCCTAGGATTAATCACTTCAAGAATTCCAGTGCTCGCGTGGAGTCCTCAAAAGATTCAGATGTTGTGACCGTGAGCGGAATGCACTtacttgagatgattttagattca GAGAAATGGGTTAATCTCTTTCCCACAATCGTTACAAAAGCAAAGACAATTCAGGTGCTTGAAACAGGAACATTAGGCAATCGAAGTGGTTCCTTACAGCTG ATGTATGGAAAAATGCACATTCTTTCGCCTCTGGTGCCACCTAGAGAATTCTACTTCCTTCGCCATTGTCAACAAATTGAACTAGGCCTGTGGGTGATAGTGGATGTCTCTTATGATTGCTCATTAGAGAATATTCTCCCTTCCTGCTCTTGGAGGTTCCCCTCTGGATGCATGATTCAGGAAATGCCCAATGGGTGCTCCAAG GTTACTTGGGTTGAGCACGTGGAAGTGGATGATAAAAACCAAACTCATCGACTCTTTAGAGATCTCATATGTGGTAGTCTTGCTTATGGAGCAGAACGATGGATTGCTACTCTTAAGAGGATGTGTGAGAGATTTTCTTACTCCAATGGAGATATTACACCTAGTCATGAACTTGGAGGAG AGTTTAGTTCGCCTGAAGGTAGGAGGAGTGTCATGAAGCTTTCACATAGGATGGTGAAGAATTTTTGTGGAATCTTGAGCATGTCAGGTAAACTGGATTTTCCTCAATTATCTGAACTCTACAACAGTGGAATTCGAGTATCCGTTCAAAATAGTAGAGAACCAGGCCAGCCCGGTGGGATGATAGTCAGTGCTGCTACCTCTCTTTGGCTTCCCCTACCACCACAGAATGTCTTTGATTTCATCAGAGAGGAGAAAATGCGAGTTCAG TGGGATGTCCTCTCCGATGGAAAACCAGTGCATGAGATTTCACGCATCTCAATTGGAGCTCATCTGGGGAACTCTATTTCCATTATTCAG CCTTTTATCCCAGCTGAGAGCAACATGTTGATTCTTCAAGAGAGTTGGATAGACAGTTTGGGATCCTTAGTAGTCTATGCTCCAATTGACATGCCGTCAATCAACATGGCCATGAGCGGCGAGGACTCTTCAAACATACCAATACTTCCATCGGGGTTCGTAATCTCCAGTGATGGCCATCCTGAAACTGGAAGTGCGGGCGCTTCAACAAGCGAAAATGCCGGGAGGTCGGGTGGTTCACTGCTTACAGTGGCTTTCCAGATATTGGTAGCTAGCCCCTCTTCGACGCAGTTGAATATGGAATCCGTGGCAACTGTCAACACTCTAATCAGCTCCACTGTCCAGAGAATAAAGGCTGCTTTGAATTGCTCTGGCTTGGATTGA
- the LOC122302954 gene encoding UTP--glucose-1-phosphate uridylyltransferase, with translation MASAIADAEKLNNLKSAVAGLGQISENEKNGFINLVARYLSGEAQHVEWSKIQTPTDEVVVPYESMAPPPNDPVETKKLLDKLVVLKLNGGLGTTMGCTGPKSVIEVRNGLTFLDLIVIQIENLNSKYGCNVPLLLMNSFNTHDDTLKIVEKYFGSNVEIHTFNQSQYPRLVVDDFSPLPSKGQTGKDGWYPPGHGDVFPSLKNSGKLDALLSQGKEYVFIANSDNLGAVVDLKILNHLVHNKNEYCMEVTPKTLADVKGGTLISYEGRVQLLEIAQAPDEHVNEFKSIEKFKIFNTNNLWVNLKAIKRLVEADALKMEIIPNPKEVEGIKVLQLETAAGAAIRFYDNAIGCNVPRSRFLPVKATSDLLLVQSDLYILEDGFVIRNKARTNPANPSIELGPEFKKVGNFLNRFKTIPSIIGLDSLKVTGDVWFGTGVTLKGKVVIAAKPGVKLEIPDGAVLENKEINGPEDL, from the exons ATGGCTTCCGCGATTGCTGATGCCGAGAAGCTCAATAACCTGAAGTCTGCCGTCGCTGGACTCGGCCAGATCAG cgagaatgagaaaaatggaTTCATCAACCTTGTCGCTCGCTATCTCAG TGGCGAAGCGCAACACGTGGAATGGAGTAAGATCCAGACCCCTACCGATGAAGTAGTGGTTCCTTACGAGAGCATGGCACCCCCTCCCAATG ATCCCGTGGAGACAAAGAAGTTGTTGGACAAACTAGTCGTGCTGAAGCTCAATGGAGGTCTGGGAACAACAATGGGCTGTACTGGTCCCAA GTCTGTCATTGAAGTTCGGAATGGGTTGACATTTCTCGACTTAATTGTTATCCAGATTGAG aatctcaattcaaaatacGGATGCAATGTTCCCTTGCTTTTAATGAACTCATTCAACACTCACGATGATACATTGAAG ATTGTGGAAAAATACTTTGGCTCAAATGTTGAAATTCATACTTTTAATCAG AGCCAGTATCCCCGTCTCGTTGTTGATGACTTTAGTCCACTGCCAAGCAAAGGACAGACTGGCAAGGATGGAtg GTATCCTCCTGGCCATGGTGATGTCTTCCCATCCTTGAAGAACAGTGGCAAACTTGATGCACTGTTATCACAG GGTAAGGAGTATGTGTTTATTGCCAACTCAGACAACTTGGGTGCTGTTGTCGACTTGA AAATCTTGAATCACTTGGTCCACAACAAGAATGAATACTGCATGGAAGTGACACCCAAAACCTTGGCTGATGTGAAGGGTGGTACACTCATTTCTTACGAGGGTAGAGTTCAG CTTCTTGAAATAGCACAGGCTCCTGACGAACAT GTCAATGAATTCAAGTCAATAGAGaagttcaaaattttcaatacaAATAATTT GTGGGTTAACTTGAAAGCAATTAAGAGGCTCGTGGAAGCCGATGCATTAAAGATGGAGATTATACCAAATCCAAAG GAAGTGGAAGGAATCAAAGTTCTTCAGTTGGAAACTGCAGCTGGTGCAGCAATTAGG TTCTATGACAATGCTATTGGTTGCAATGTACCTCGGTCTCGATTCCTTCCAGTGAAGGCCACTTCAGATTTGCTTCTTGTCCAG TCTGATCTCTATATTTTGGAGGATGGCTTTGTTATCCGGAATAAAGCTAGGACAAATCCTGCAAACCCTTCTATTGAATTGGGGCCTGAATTTAAGAAG GTTGGCAACTTCTTGAATCGATTCAAAACCATTCCTAGTATCATTGGGCTTGATAGCCTTAAGGTGACTGGTGATGTTTGGTTTGGTACTGGTGTTACTCTCAAG GGGAAAGTGGTCATCGCAGCAAAACCTGGGGTGAAGTTGGAAATACCTGATGGAGCTGTGCTTGAAAACAAG GAAATCAACGGCCCTGAGGATCTCTAG
- the LOC122302955 gene encoding armadillo repeat-containing protein 7 — translation MFTNEQRQEERTGRYGTPRLQYLQELVSQFQSSTDEETKEKIGANLANFAYDPYNYKFLRQLNVLELFLDCITEPNEKLVEFGAGGICNSCADPLNAEVVTQCGGIPLIVQCLSSPVRNTVNYALGSLYYLCNASNREEILKPEVIDLIRRYADAEAVSVSFSNLAKAFLDKHVRTSETK, via the exons ATGTTTACCAATGAACAGAGACAAGAAGAGCGAACGGGAAGATACGGAACTCCAAGGCTGCAATATCTTCAA GAATTGGTAAGCCAGTTTCAGAGTTCTACCGATGAAG aaacaaaagagaaaattggtgcTAACCTGGCAAACTTTGCTTATGACCCGTACAATTATAAATTCTTGCGCCAG CTCAATGTTTTGGAGCTTTTTCTTGATTGCATAACAGAACCTAATGAGAAGCTTGTGGAATTTGGGGCTGGCGGGATATGCAATTCCTGCGCTG atcCATTGAATGCTGAAGTTGTCACTCAGTGTGGTGGGATTCCTCTTATTGTTCAATGTTTATCAAGCCCTGTTAGAAACACT GTGAACTATGCACTTGGGAGTCTTTATTATCTCTGCAACGCATCTAACAGGGAAGAAATTTTAAAGCCGGAAGTGATCGACCTCATCAGGAGGTATGCTGATGCTGAAGCGGTTAGTGTCAGCTTTAGTAATTTGGCCAAGGCATTTTTGGACAAACATGTTAGAACGAGTGAGACTAAATAA